A window of the Deltaproteobacteria bacterium HGW-Deltaproteobacteria-18 genome harbors these coding sequences:
- a CDS encoding sigma-54-dependent Fis family transcriptional regulator, whose product MGSVLIIHERSDICHLLSPAIESHGHECYSLASCADAIQTLKTNAFDIVILDIDITEKPGEAVAALAKSECRPHILIITNGCNPGILEEAIHAGAWDVVCAPFTQEELGQAINRCLHHRRARMETKSHGNIKRDAILGSSPCLEQCLEHIATAAQSNVNILILGETGTGKELFASAIHENSTRADNSFIVVDCTNIPKTLAESLLFGHERGSFTGAAESRDGLFRQADGGTIFLDEIGDLDIEVQKSLLRVLQERRFRPLSSKKEISSNFRLVAATNRNLEAMVKRGEFRKDLYHRLRTSVIQLPPLRERKEDILPIANYHVRQICAELGCDEKEISYELHHALTLYNWHGNVRELINVLHATVQNGNGECRLYPQHLPVDIRAKVLLKRSGRAHTDGYLVTEKATECRAQGDTSGCPLLPPARAAIPDRQPALSGTRAMNPQECPQPPRTTNSGLCTAPSPDSSRTPSQTPEGLVGSLTQHQPGNGFAHIEGPYIALPLPPESTADSQLLPLRTVRELAMQEVELAYLKRLVTSSQGNFQRALTISGLSRARLYDLLSKHSMSISGS is encoded by the coding sequence ATGGGCTCAGTACTCATCATTCATGAACGCAGTGATATTTGTCACCTGCTGAGTCCGGCCATCGAAAGCCATGGACATGAATGCTATTCTCTTGCCTCCTGTGCCGATGCCATTCAAACCCTCAAAACCAACGCATTCGACATTGTAATTCTTGATATCGACATCACGGAAAAACCCGGCGAAGCCGTAGCGGCACTGGCCAAATCCGAGTGCAGGCCGCATATCCTGATCATCACAAACGGTTGCAATCCCGGGATACTGGAAGAAGCCATCCACGCCGGGGCATGGGACGTCGTCTGTGCACCGTTCACCCAGGAGGAGCTCGGTCAGGCCATCAATCGCTGCCTGCACCATCGTCGCGCCAGGATGGAGACCAAGAGCCATGGCAACATCAAGCGCGATGCCATTCTCGGGTCCAGCCCCTGCCTGGAACAGTGCCTGGAGCACATCGCCACCGCCGCACAGAGCAATGTCAACATCCTCATCCTGGGCGAGACCGGGACCGGCAAGGAACTCTTCGCCAGCGCCATACATGAGAACAGCACACGCGCGGACAACAGTTTCATCGTCGTGGACTGCACCAACATCCCCAAGACGCTGGCCGAGAGCCTGCTCTTTGGTCATGAGCGCGGCTCGTTCACCGGGGCTGCCGAATCGCGTGACGGCCTCTTCCGGCAGGCCGACGGGGGGACCATTTTTCTTGACGAGATCGGCGATCTGGACATCGAGGTGCAAAAATCGCTGCTGCGGGTCCTGCAGGAACGCCGTTTCAGGCCCTTGAGCTCAAAAAAGGAGATCTCCAGCAATTTCAGGCTGGTCGCGGCCACGAACCGCAACCTTGAAGCCATGGTCAAGCGGGGCGAATTCCGCAAGGATCTCTATCACCGCCTGCGCACCAGCGTGATCCAGCTCCCCCCCTTGCGGGAACGCAAAGAGGACATCCTGCCCATTGCAAACTACCATGTGCGCCAGATCTGCGCTGAACTCGGCTGTGACGAAAAAGAGATCTCCTATGAACTGCACCACGCCCTGACCCTCTACAACTGGCACGGCAACGTCAGGGAGCTGATCAACGTACTGCACGCGACAGTGCAGAACGGCAATGGTGAATGCAGGCTCTACCCGCAGCATCTGCCCGTGGATATCCGCGCCAAGGTACTGCTCAAGCGCTCGGGCAGAGCCCATACCGATGGGTACCTCGTGACCGAGAAGGCAACCGAATGCAGAGCCCAGGGCGATACCTCCGGCTGTCCGCTCCTGCCCCCTGCGCGCGCCGCCATCCCTGACAGGCAACCGGCCCTGTCAGGAACTCGCGCCATGAATCCGCAAGAATGCCCACAGCCCCCCCGCACGACGAACTCCGGCCTCTGCACGGCTCCCTCCCCGGACTCATCCAGGACACCGTCCCAAACACCCGAAGGACTTGTCGGCTCGCTCACGCAGCACCAACCCGGCAACGGCTTCGCGCACATTGAGGGCCCCTACATCGCCCTCCCGCTGCCTCCGGAAAGCACCGCAGACTCGCAACTGCTCCCCTTACGCACAGTCCGTGAACTGGCCATGCAGGAAGTGGAGCTCGCCTACCTGAAACGCCTCGTGACCAGCAGCCAAGGCAATTTCCAACGCGCCCTGACCATCTCCGGCCTCTCCCGCGCCCGCCTCTACGACCTGCTCAGCAAGCACAGCATGAGTATCAGCGGGAGCTGA